The Silene latifolia isolate original U9 population chromosome 4, ASM4854445v1, whole genome shotgun sequence region TAATGTGCCGCCCAAGTAATGAGGAAGCTCTCATTTCTACGGTTGCCATCCGCGGAATAGGAGGTAAACTTACAATATGACTTCAGACTTCTATTATTTGTATTCTATAATTGGGTTTCATTATGTCGTAACCAAAATTAGGCCATATTGTTTAATTTCATATAACGAGTAATATATACTTCATTCTATTCACTCATTTCTTTCCCTttattttgcacaagaaataagaaaatgattttgTACAATACAAAATACTCTACCCCCTTgtcataaagaaaaaaaaaaaaaaaaaattctaccccacatacaattaaatttagaccacacaaaaccttccaaaaaaaagaaagagggaagaaaatccgACTATCATGAAAACGGAAGGAGGGAGGAAATGAGTGAATAGGAGGAAGTATATAATTCTAGTCCATTTAAAAGAGATAATATGTTTCTATTTGATTAGACATATTAATAGAATATTCTTATttgttacataaataaaattgtaCTGATTATAAGTATGACTAGCATAGATCCCGCAGCGCGCGGTATATATAGAGTATTTATTTTTtaaggtgttatttataatgaaaaACTAATTAAAGTGAACCGAGTAACGTTATGAAATGtgtatttttatgaaataaatatattTTTTTACCATGAAATTAATGattttttaatttaaataattCTCCAATTGTTTTAATGAATTTTCTATTATCACAAACTTAATGGTAGGTATGCGTCGAGTTATTCTCTAAAATAAAAAATGAAGAATTTACGTGTAGTTTATAGTTTAACatcaaatttaatttattttgatgAAAAAATTATAACAATTAGTAAAGTTAATAGTTTAATAAAAAAAGAGAGTTCATAATTTTAATCTATACTAAATAGTTTAATAAAAAAGATAATAGTTTGAAGAAGGAATATTTTACTTGTTTCTTGAATTAGATAGATGCATTtggagaaaaataagagaaatattattctcttagtagtaaatAAAGGAGATTTTATTAGTAAATATAGATAGTGAATACaaattaaataggaaataaatattatcTAGTATAATTCACTTGGGCGGGAAATATAAGCGGGAAAATTTAGAGATGTGTTAATCTTTTAATATATAGGGAATGGAAAAAcaatattttactattattatttttaaaactaaaCTTGATGACTATAGTAAttactagtttggatgcccgtgcgttgcaacggggtaattaacttagtaacaaaaaaaatggttataaggtcttaagatttacatcttatgtctaatcatttatttagctacaatcaaaagtcaaaacatcttatttaagagacgcaaaagatattgggttgatacctaagtttcaaggatgtctcatatttataatcataagaccaccacatcttatgttaatctttcgatgtggaacaattctattatttgtatataatcctacattatttttcaatgtgggacatataacatactaagaagcatacaattttatatatgtacaaattatatgaaatctatacgcttATGAATTATGATAGCATTTTTACCAcaaatcaaattatgttattttcataattttcttaacgatatttttttgccaaatgaactgtaaaagtttttatataaaaattagaaacatcacttgaatatagtataggaaataaatattataataattaaaagattctccactttattttttacatcaaaaaatattatttatgatattttcctaaattaatttttagaatcacccccaccttatgataattttctgaggtggaacaattcaactatttatatgtagtatatttaccatacctacattatttttcaatgtgggacaaataacacacgaaaaagtacatcatcttttttgcacctatttcgatatccaacccgattcaataatgagaaaatactatactatctatttatattcgtacgttttttccattttgtcataattaaaatatgtacaaatgatatgatttaaattacatttttttcctaacacgacttttaagatgtaattgagggagcaataaaatgtataaacaaatgcaaaaaaaattctggtgcgattttgattaatgattaaaaattatgatgtgttttagttactcaaatgtaatgaggcataataattacctatatttgaaagttaaaaagatttaattctactatttatcaaagtaaaaaagctcattattgatttgtttgtggattcaagatctttttatgcaacacttgattgtattataattcataaattttctattttagtgcagagattatcattatatatgacacattaataaccaatttatgtatatttagcacccattttatttttttaattatgattttgtcttaaataaagttattatactatcgattgtcttaaaataaacattataatatcattaatatagtaatatataatcacttttataaatatctacgtgattaatatttgcatggtattgttgtaactaaggtttgccgttaatacaaactcttataagaactctctaagataatatttaagcgattcaaaagattttgggttgatacccctaagtttcaaatatgactcctatttataatcatgtaatacctcacctcatgataatcttTTAATGTGGGACAATATGTgaaaataatatgatactatattctaatgttagcatttatctgccacgaatctaattatataatttttcaaaaaaaaattatgggATGTGAAGTTCATGCTTTGCTTCGAGTACTAACCTCATACGCATCAAAATGAGACTAAGGGTAGCTTAGTTATTTATCCCTTTTGTTTCTTATTTCCCAAGTCATCAGTATTTATATAAGGGCATTAGCTACCTTGTAATATTCATTCaatgaattttatgaatgaaCTTGTGAGATTTCATTTGTATAATAGAATCTAGGTGATTCATTCACTACAATTCTATTATTGGGTTAGCCTATCATTCTCGTAATTGAACAAATGTAGTTCTATCCTTTTTGTTTCCGTTCTTAATTTAGATTGTATCATTTGGTTATTAGAGCCAACTTtcctcaaaaatacaaaaaaaaaaaaaaaaaaacaaatatatcCAGAAATTGTTGATCGGCAGTAATGACACTTTCTGACGACGTTGCATCGCTCAAGTTGGATAGCGTATTCCTGCCTTTGTTataccacaaattctcattatagacggacattatccgtctatacgtatagacggataccatttcccctcacaaaatatccatttgccataaagtggaaagtacatgggggtgccccaccttgtcccccctacccattttattagaggtttttacccgtctgttcgccccacccgtctacaCCAAGACCTATTGTTGTTATACTGGGCATTCTACCTCTATGCTTCTGTTTCTATTAAATCTGCTCTCTGAATATTCGACGAGTCCAAATCTCCCCTACtcttaagagaataaaaattctcttagttttccctccaaaaggcatctatctaaataaggtaacaaggaaaaaaaatttcattacattattatcttttcaattaatatattcttataattaaactctaatttttttaattaaaattcatatttataactttttcattaaaatccataatttattatgcaatcatttctatTTCCATAGATATTATTCTTCATCAGTTTcactctaaaattacgcaaaccTGTTTCTTATGCAATCTTTAACATAATTATTGACATCACTTACACCCTAAAACTACGGAAATTTGTTTCTTATATTATCctcatcagttacactctaaatatggtgtatattttaaaggacgtaaccatttttatgtatttttttaattaaaaaaaaatattagtctaATTATTCGTAAATTGTCTTTTTAAGTGCGTGCTATActttatttacatgtttttgtTATATAGTTTATACGCtttttaattagattttacatttttacatcacttaattgtaatttaatgtcataaattagtttcatgcaatgatatagcattatagagttaatttttatagtaaagtaaaaatggtttaagacaaaaataacttaacttaaagcatcttttgatggtaataaactctcattttctacctcttactaagattatattagtacattataacattaaatgtacagttaatttatgcaattaatttaatgagttatgcaattaatttaatgagaatgtctctttgtaaaacaaaacaaaaaaatagcGTGCTGTAACacggggatctacactagttctTTCTTAATTCATTTCATATGGTAGTAGGAAGTAATATTCGAAATATTACGGTAATATTGATACTTAAGGGTAGAATATTATTATGATCGTATTCCTGAAAATATGAGATTCACGTTGTACTATATATTGAGACTTTGATACTAAATAAAACAAAATCGAAAGCTTCGACAAAACCATTATATTATATCGTTAACAGCATACATTTTTCAAAATTTCGCTCACGTATTTTGAAAACGTATAAAACCACATGGAACCAAGGAAGTATAATTTTTTAAAGTTGTCTCAGAGTTCAATTTACTTTCCTTTAAGAAATGGTGTTTAAATGATTCTTCTATCTAATGAATTGCCTTAAATATCATTCACGACTCATAAGTTATTTGTGAAGCAAATTGACACCATTGTTTATCTCATTGTGTAATCAACCTCACATGATCACATCCGTAATACTTTGTTTGTGACTTAAATTTTTGAGAGTTAGTAATATCGCATTGTGTAGTCGACAAAATTTATCAAAATACAAATATGAAAAGTTGAAGATAATTTTTGAGAGTTAGTGTATATTTTGGTACTTTGTTTAACACTTTGACCAACTATTTGGTTTGATCCTATACGCGCTAATAGGTCTTGGCAAGACAACCTTTGCAAGATGCCTATATGACAGCGAGGACATTGAAGCTCATTTTGAGAAAAAACTTTGGATAAGTGTGTCCGATAATTTCAGCATCCCGAGAATCCTGAAAGAGATGCTTGAATATGTTCCATCAAATAAAGGAAATATGTCCAACATAGCAGCAATGATAAATGAACTTCAAGAAAATTTGAAGAATAAAAAGTATTTGCTTGTCCTTGATGATGTATGGTGCAAAGACCAAGAGTTATGGAGTTCCCTTAAAAATGCATTGCAGAGGATCGGGGGACTTCCAGGATGTCTGATTTTAATCACCACTCGTCTCAAAGAAGTCACAACGGGATCCCAAGCTGTAACACACTGTTTAAAAAAACTCTCAGAAGAGCAAGGTTGGGCTCTTTTAAAGAAGAGAGTGTCACTGGGTGGGATTTCTCcaaattttataattttagaaGAAATTGGGAAAAGGATTGTTAAGAAGTGTGACGGTGCCCCTTTAGCTATAAAAGCAATCGGAGGTATACTTCAATCGATGGAGCTTCCACATGAATGGGAATTAATAGAAAAAAGTGAGATATGGGATTTGCCACAAAATGATGAAAACCAGATCCTCCCATCACTAAGGTTGACCTTCGACCATTTACCATCTCCTGCTATAAAGCAATGTTTTGCTTACTGTCCTGCTTTTTGTCGTAAAGGCAGCTTGATGAGAAAAGATGGGTTGGTGGCTATCTGGTTGGCTCAGGGTTTCCTTCATGGATCTGAAATAATAAACTTGACAATGGAGGAAATTGGCGAGAAGTATCTAAAGGTTTTGCTGAATTATTCATTGCTAGATGAAGTAAGGGAGTGGGGAGCACTGCGATATAAGATGCACGATTTAGTTTACGATCTTGCGGTGGATGTTTGTGGGAAAGACTTGTTGTTATGGAAACCAGAAGATCGTCAAAAAATTGACAGTTGTCGCCATTTAGTTATTGATAAGAAAGATGTTGAAGCTCTATCCAACATTCCTATAACAAAGACACTAAGGAAGCTGAGAACAATTTCTAATGGACTGCCACACAATGTGATGGCCCATGCAAAGTACCTGCGTACACTTACAGTCGACCGATGTGAGATAAAAGAATTGCCTCCGTCCATTGGTTTGCTTAAACATCTCAGATATCTCAGTCTTTCAGGTAATCCAATCGAAACATTGCCAGATTCAATCGGGAAACTTTACCTTCTACAAACACTCAGACTTCTTAACTGTTCTCATATGAGGGTCCTCCCAGCAATATTATATAGGTTGACTAACTTAATTCACGTCCCAACAACTACTCTTATGCTCGCACCAAGGGGTTTACTAGAGTTAAGTAACCTCCACACCTTACCTCGTCTTGCTTTGCGTGATGATGAAGATGGATGGTCTATTGACGAACTTGGGGGTCTGCATAAGCTTATGGGCGAGATCCATATCTCTGGTCTAGAACATGTGAAAACAAAGGAGAATGCAAGGAAAGCTGACCTTGCTAGAAAAGCTAAGGTTTCAAATATAACCCTAGATTGGAATTACAGAGTTGGAATTAGTGGTGGGAGCTATGATGAAGATGTTCTGGATGGCCTTCAACCTCACCCAAACATAACATCTCTGGAACTTCAAAACTTCTTTGGTCTGAAGTTTCCTTCCTGGATGGTGAGGATGGCAGTTGTGTCCGAGGGTGGAAGTTCCCCCTCGCTGCTTAAAAATCTCACATATTTGAAGCTAGTGAATTGCAGTAGATGCGAGATGCTTCCTAAACTAGGACATCTACCTTGTCTGAAATATCTGTATTTAAGTGGACTCAAGGTGGAAAGCATAGAAAACGATTTCTATGGTGTTCCTCTGAACGAGAGCAATAATAAGGTTAAGCGTGAGTCATTTCCATCTCTGACAGAGCTTGAGATATCCACTTTCTATTCACTGAAGACATGGGTCTTGCCCTCCGCAGGAGAAGAAACAACTATATTTCCTCTTCTTGATGTTATTAAACTTACAAATTGTCCTGAGCTAGAAATATTTCCCGCCTTGGATTATTTCCAATCCCTTAAAACACTACAACTTTCAAATGTTGGCATCCAATCGTTGGAGATTACGACACAAAATTCCTCGTCCATGTTGTCACCTGAAGTGAACTTGAAGCTTGAAACACTGGAGATAGATAACTGTAAGAAGCTTGTGTCTATACCCAGGGAGCTGCAGTTCGATGCACCTCTCAAGACAATGATTGTGAAAGGTTGCCCTGCCTTTACTTCCCTGAGCAACCTCTTTATTAGTAGATGTGAAAAACGCGCTTCTTTAGCAACGTTCACGATAGAGGGTCGAACACCAGATTTCAACAATCGCAGTGTCAATCATGTATCATTTCCATCTCTGATAGAGCTTCAGATTGCTAATTGCAGAGCGTTAAAGACATGTGTCCTGTCACCCTCAGCAGATGCAACAAATGTTTTTCCTCGTCTTGAGATTCTTCAAGTTAGAGATTGTCCTGAGCTGGAAACATTGCCTACACTGAATGCCCAATCCCTCAAGAAAGTAGAGATAAAGAATCTTGGTATCCGATCCTTTTCAATAGCGTCGCCAACTGTGAACATGAAGCTTGAGGAACTGCTATTATGGTATTGTGAGAAGCTTGTGTCTTTACCTAGGGAGCTGCAGTTCGCTGCATCTCTCAAGATAATGAGTGTGACTAATTGTCCTGCTCTTACTTCTCTTCCAAATGATCTTTTCAACGGACTCGCTTCCCTAAGCGGCCTCCGTATTTGTGAATGTGAAGCACTAAGTAATATCCCTACCAGCTTGGAAAAATGCGTGTCTTTGGCGACGCTCGGAATAGAGGACTGTCCATCTATAAAGGGCCCAACGCCAGATTTCAGCAAGTTGAAGGGTCTAAGATTGCTACGTAAACGTGGAAATTCCATAGAGTTGATGATTTCCATGTTGAAGGCGGTTGAACATCTTCCTAACCTAACGAAATTGAGAACCGGCAGGTTCAGTGACGAAGAGGAACAAGAATTATACTTCGCTGATGTGTCTCCCATTCAACAAAATCAATCTCTCCGTGAATTATTTTTGAATGGAAGCCCAAATATGAAGTCTCTACCTGAACAACTTCAACTAATCACTCAGATTAAATCTTTGTGGATATGGGAGTTTGATGACTTGGAAGAACTTCCAGAATTGGTGGGTCGTCTTTCATCTCTCGAGGAATTAAGGTTGGGAAAATGCAAGAAATTGAAAGATATACCATCAAAGGAGGTTTTCTTACAGATGACCCGATTAAGGGAACTGCATATTTGGTGGTGTCCAATCCTAGCTGAAAGTTGTGTCAAAGATGTTGGCTCTGATTGGACCAAGATCTCGCATATCCCCTCTATTTATATGGATCATAAGGAAATTCAAAACATGGAGTGAATCGTAACTAGGTAAGTATATCATCGTGGAATTTTTGTTGTTCTTTTATTCTGATTTAAATTTCATTCttctttattttaatttttaaaggAAGGTTATAGATTGCTGGATGTGACCTGTGGGGGCTGTGAGTGTTAAATTTCATTCTTCCTTATCTGATCATCTTTTCTTGTGTAGAAGTTATTTTAAGAGGGTTAATTAATAAGGTCAATTATCCCTTGTTTTTATATTAAGAgtgatttaaaaccgttttacacaTTCGCCTTTTATTTTGGGCATATAAAAACTTGGGATTACGATTATTAAATGGAAGATGCACAAGACTTGAGAAAAAGTTTCTCATTAAGTTCCCATAATTATTGTTAAAATGTTTGCCGTTTAACTTGCAAAATTAACGCAAAGAAAAGCTCGTCAGTAAGGttatattaaaatcacaaattccaAGTCCGAATATGCAATGACCAAAAGATTTTTCttggatgttttttttttctctcagtTAATATCATCGTGTCATAATAACTAGGTAGGTAAGTTGTATTTTGACTTACCCTGTGTTGAAAATGAAGATGCACACATAATGTTTTCGCGATGATCCAGATGAATTGTCTAGAATTGCATCGGTGAATATTATTTCTTGCCCGGCCCGTTCTAATTTGTCTCGATCCTTTACTGAATGCAGACTTATACATGAAACTTGATGAAGGTTTTTCTCTTGGCTTCTGCTGGGACTTATATTGGAGTCTTGTTATTCGTTGGGCAACTTGATGAAGGTTTGCGTACTGGTTGATTTGTT contains the following coding sequences:
- the LOC141653104 gene encoding putative disease resistance protein RGA3 isoform X1 yields the protein MAEAAAISLASDAAKATGRLLMGRTIEEMKMAWGLKDDLQKLKTKFSNLQLFLKDVESAKHADKRSQVNDWVLKVKDAAYVADDIIDDYDYEIIRREREQKKQFRGLFSGNNNPIVFRIRMSRRVRDALAMFDELDKNAQNMGLKQVEITKDGIAGMSSNNDEGSERLSEARQHAAANANEFVGREDEMQKLLEIMCRPSNEEALISTVAIRGIGGLGKTTFARCLYDSEDIEAHFEKKLWISVSDNFSIPRILKEMLEYVPSNKGNMSNIAAMINELQENLKNKKYLLVLDDVWCKDQELWSSLKNALQRIGGLPGCLILITTRLKEVTTGSQAVTHCLKKLSEEQGWALLKKRVSLGGISPNFIILEEIGKRIVKKCDGAPLAIKAIGGILQSMELPHEWELIEKSEIWDLPQNDENQILPSLRLTFDHLPSPAIKQCFAYCPAFCRKGSLMRKDGLVAIWLAQGFLHGSEIINLTMEEIGEKYLKVLLNYSLLDEVREWGALRYKMHDLVYDLAVDVCGKDLLLWKPEDRQKIDSCRHLVIDKKDVEALSNIPITKTLRKLRTISNGLPHNVMAHAKYLRTLTVDRCEIKELPPSIGLLKHLRYLSLSGNPIETLPDSIGKLYLLQTLRLLNCSHMRVLPAILYRLTNLIHVPTTTLMLAPRGLLELSNLHTLPRLALRDDEDGWSIDELGGLHKLMGEIHISGLEHVKTKENARKADLARKAKVSNITLDWNYRVGISGGSYDEDVLDGLQPHPNITSLELQNFFGLKFPSWMVRMAVVSEGGSSPSLLKNLTYLKLVNCSRCEMLPKLGHLPCLKYLYLSGLKVESIENDFYGVPLNESNNKVKRESFPSLTELEISTFYSLKTWVLPSAGEETTIFPLLDVIKLTNCPELEIFPALDYFQSLKTLQLSNVGIQSLEITTQNSSSMLSPEVNLKLETLEIDNCKKLVSIPRELQFDAPLKTMIVKGCPAFTSLSNLFISRCEKRASLATFTIEGRTPDFNNRSVNHVSFPSLIELQIANCRALKTCVLSPSADATNVFPRLEILQVRDCPELETLPTLNAQSLKKVEIKNLGIRSFSIASPTVNMKLEELLLWYCEKLVSLPRELQFAASLKIMSVTNCPALTSLPNDLFNGLASLSGLRICECEALSNIPTSLEKCVSLATLGIEDCPSIKGPTPDFSKLKGLRLLRKRGNSIELMISMLKAVEHLPNLTKLRTGRFSDEEEQELYFADVSPIQQNQSLRELFLNGSPNMKSLPEQLQLITQIKSLWIWEFDDLEELPELVGRLSSLEELRLGKCKKLKDIPSKEVFLQMTRLRELHIWWCPILAESCVKDVGSDWTKISHIPSIYMDHKEIQNME
- the LOC141653104 gene encoding putative disease resistance protein RGA3 isoform X3 — encoded protein: MAEAAAISLASDAAKATGRLLMGRTIEEMKMAWGLKDDLQKLKTKFSNLQLFLKDVESAKHADKRSQVNDWVLKVKDAAYVADDIIDDYDYEIIRREREQKKQFRGLFSGNNNPIVFRIRMSRRVRDALAMFDELDKNAQNMGLKQVEITKDGIAGMSSNNDEGSERLSEARQHAAANANEFVGREDEMQKLLEIMCRPSNEEALISTVAIRGIGGLGKTTFARCLYDSEDIEAHFEKKLWISVSDNFSIPRILKEMLEYVPSNKGNMSNIAAMINELQENLKNKKYLLVLDDVWCKDQELWSSLKNALQRIGGLPGCLILITTRLKEVTTGSQAVTHCLKKLSEEQGWALLKKRVSLGGISPNFIILEEIGKRIVKKCDGAPLAIKAIGGILQSMELPHEWELIEKSEIWDLPQNDENQILPSLRLTFDHLPSPAIKQCFAYCPAFCRKGSLMRKDGLVAIWLAQGFLHGSEIINLTMEEIGEKYLKVLLNYSLLDEVREWGALRYKMHDLVYDLAVDVCGKDLLLWKPEDRQKIDSCRHLVIDKKDVEALSNIPITKTLRKLRTISNGLPHNVMAHAKYLRTLTVDRCEIKELPPSIGLLKHLRYLSLSGNPIETLPDSIGKLYLLQTLRLLNCSHMRVLPAILYRLTNLIHVPTTTLMLAPRGLLELSNLHTLPRLALRDDEDGWSIDELGGLHKLMGEIHISGLEHVKTKENARKADLARKAKVSNITLDWNYRVGISGGSYDEDVLDGLQPHPNITSLELQNFFGLKFPSWMVRMAVVSEGGSSPSLLKNLTYLKLVNCSRCEMLPKLGHLPCLKYLYLSGLKVESIENDFYGVPLNESNNKVKRESFPSLTELEISTFYSLKTWVLPSAGEETTIFPLLDVIKLTNCPELEIFPALDYFQSLKTLQLSNVGIQSLEITTQNSSSMLSPEVNLKLETLEIDNCKKLVSIPRELQFDAPLKTMIVKGCPAFTSLSNLFISRCEKRASLATFTIEGRTPDFNNRSVNHVSFPSLIELQIANCRALKTCVLSPSADATNVFPRLEILQVRDCPELETLPTLNAQSLKKVEIKNLEACVFT
- the LOC141653104 gene encoding putative disease resistance protein RGA3 isoform X2, with the translated sequence MAEAAAISLASDAAKATGRLLMGRTIEEMKMAWGLKDDLQKLKTKFSNLQLFLKDVESAKHADKRSQVNDWVLKVKDAAYVADDIIDDYDYEIIRREREQKKQFRGLFSGNNNPIVFRIRMSRRVRDALAMFDELDKNAQNMGLKQVEITKDGIAGMSSNNDEGSERLSEARQHAAANANEFVGREDEMQKLLEIMCRPSNEEALISTVAIRGIGGLGKTTFARCLYDSEDIEAHFEKKLWISVSDNFSIPRILKEMLEYVPSNKGNMSNIAAMINELQENLKNKKYLLVLDDVWCKDQELWSSLKNALQRIGGLPGCLILITTRLKEVTTGSQAVTHCLKKLSEEQGWALLKKRVSLGGISPNFIILEEIGKRIVKKCDGAPLAIKAIGGILQSMELPHEWELIEKSEIWDLPQNDENQILPSLRLTFDHLPSPAIKQCFAYCPAFCRKGSLMRKDGLVAIWLAQGFLHGSEIINLTMEEIGEKYLKVLLNYSLLDEVREWGALRYKMHDLVYDLAVDVCGKDLLLWKPEDRQKIDSCRHLVIDKKDVEALSNIPITKTLRKLRTISNGLPHNVMAHAKYLRTLTVDRCEIKELPPSIGLLKHLRYLSLSGNPIETLPDSIGKLYLLQTLRLLNCSHMRVLPAILYRLTNLIHVPTTTLMLAPRGLLELSNLHTLPRLALRDDEDGWSIDELGGLHKLMGEIHISGLEHVKTKENARKADLARKAKVSNITLDWNYRVGISGGSYDEDVLDGLQPHPNITSLELQNFFGLKFPSWMVRMAVVSEGGSSPSLLKNLTYLKLVNCSRCEMLPKLGHLPCLKYLYLSGLKVESIENDFYGVPLNESNNKVKRESFPSLTELEISTFYSLKTWVLPSAGEETTIFPLLDVIKLTNCPELEIFPALDYFQSLKTLQLSNVGIQSLEITTQNSSSMLSPEVNLKLETLEIDNCKKLVSIPRELQFDAPLKTMIVKGCPAFTSLSNLFISRCEKRASLATFTIEGRTPDFNNRSVNHVSFPSLIELQIANCRALKTCVLSPSADATNVFPRLEILQVRDCPELETLPTLNAQSLKKVEIKNLGIRSFSIASPTVNMKLEEL